In Musa acuminata AAA Group cultivar baxijiao chromosome BXJ2-8, Cavendish_Baxijiao_AAA, whole genome shotgun sequence, one genomic interval encodes:
- the LOC103995136 gene encoding GDSL esterase/lipase At5g45910-like isoform X1 has protein sequence MKQLPLLIFLLPPLFHFSCSQQYNAIFSFGDSLSDTGNVVIAGLPYGMTFFGRATGRCSNGRLVIDFIAEATGLPLLPPSTAKGQSFAQGANFACTAATTLDFDFFYQRNLSGGLWVNASLSKQIGWFEQMLPSLCGQTRECNDYLGTSLFVVGEFGGNDYTTPIFAGRSMWEVYTFVPRVVQAIAHGVERLIGHGAVDLVVPGMLPIGCFPVYLTLYATSNPSDYSSIGCLRKFNDLTSYHNSLLQAALYQLQIKYPSTRIRYGNYYTPAIQYVAYPSKYGFSGGGLKACCGAAGSGKYNVNLKAMCAKAGSSVCSDPDTYVSWDGIHLTEAAYRLIADGWLNGPYANPPIVS, from the exons ATGAAGCAGCTCCCacttctcatcttccttctccctcccctCTTCCACTTTTCCTGCTCTCAACAGTACAACGCCATCTTTAGCTTCGGGGACTCCCTCTCTGACACCGGCAACGTCGTCATTGCCGGCCTCCCTTATGGCATGACATTCTTCGGCCGTGCCACCGGTCGCTGCTCCAATGGACGCTTGGTCATTGATTTCATCG CCGAGGCCACCGGACTGCCGTTGCTTCCACCCTCCACAGCGAAGGGCCAAAGCTTCGCTCAAGGCGCCAATTTCGCTTGCACCGCGGCCACCACACTCGACTTCGACTTCTTCTACCAGAGGAACCTCAGCGGCGGTTTATGGGTCAATGCTTCTTTGAGCAAGCAGATCGGGTGGTTCGAGCAAATGCTGCCTTCTCTGTGCGGCCAAACACGAG AATGCAACGACTACTTGGGTACGTCGCTCTTCGTCGTCGGTGAGTTCGGAGGGAACGACTACACCACCCCCATATTCGCCGGTAGGAGCATGTGGGAGGTGTACACCTTCGTTCCCCGAGTCGTGCAGGCCATAGCGCACGGCGTCGAG AGATTAATCGGGCATGGGGCGGTGGATCTTGTTGTGCCGGGGATGCTACCGATTGGGTGCTTTCCAGTGTACCTGACACTGTATGCAACCTCAAATCCGAGCGACTACAGCAGCATTGGATGCTTGAGGAAGTTCAACGACTTGACATCCTACCACAATTCATTGCTTCAGGCAGCATTATACCAACTGCAGATCAAGTATCCCTCCACCAGGATCAGATACGGCAACTATTATACTCCTGCCATTCAATATGTTGCCTATCCAAGCAAATATG GATTCAGCGGTGGAGGTCTGAAGGCGTGCTGTGGAGCAGCAGGCAGTGGGAAATACAACGTCAACCTCAAAGCCATGTGCGCTAAAGCAGGCTCCAGCGTCTGCAGTGATCCTGATACCTACGTGAGTTGGGATGGCATTCACCTCACCGAAGCTGCCTATCGACTCATAGCCGATGGCTGGTTGAATGGCCCTTATGCAAACCCTCCCATCGTGAGCTAG
- the LOC103995136 gene encoding GDSL esterase/lipase At5g45910-like isoform X2 — MKQLPLLIFLLPPLFHFSCSQQYNAIFSFGDSLSDTGNVVIAGLPYGMTFFGRATGRCSNGRLVIDFIAEATGLPLLPPSTAKGQSFAQGANFACTAATTLDFDFFYQRNLSGGLWVNASLSKQIGWFEQMLPSLCGQTRECNDYLGTSLFVVGEFGGNDYTTPIFAGRSMWEVYTFVPRVVQAIAHGVERLIGHGAVDLVVPGMLPIGCFPVYLTLYATSNPSDYSSIGCLRKFNDLTSYHNSLLQAALYQLQIKYPSTRIRYGNYYTPAIQYVAYPSKYDFRD, encoded by the exons ATGAAGCAGCTCCCacttctcatcttccttctccctcccctCTTCCACTTTTCCTGCTCTCAACAGTACAACGCCATCTTTAGCTTCGGGGACTCCCTCTCTGACACCGGCAACGTCGTCATTGCCGGCCTCCCTTATGGCATGACATTCTTCGGCCGTGCCACCGGTCGCTGCTCCAATGGACGCTTGGTCATTGATTTCATCG CCGAGGCCACCGGACTGCCGTTGCTTCCACCCTCCACAGCGAAGGGCCAAAGCTTCGCTCAAGGCGCCAATTTCGCTTGCACCGCGGCCACCACACTCGACTTCGACTTCTTCTACCAGAGGAACCTCAGCGGCGGTTTATGGGTCAATGCTTCTTTGAGCAAGCAGATCGGGTGGTTCGAGCAAATGCTGCCTTCTCTGTGCGGCCAAACACGAG AATGCAACGACTACTTGGGTACGTCGCTCTTCGTCGTCGGTGAGTTCGGAGGGAACGACTACACCACCCCCATATTCGCCGGTAGGAGCATGTGGGAGGTGTACACCTTCGTTCCCCGAGTCGTGCAGGCCATAGCGCACGGCGTCGAG AGATTAATCGGGCATGGGGCGGTGGATCTTGTTGTGCCGGGGATGCTACCGATTGGGTGCTTTCCAGTGTACCTGACACTGTATGCAACCTCAAATCCGAGCGACTACAGCAGCATTGGATGCTTGAGGAAGTTCAACGACTTGACATCCTACCACAATTCATTGCTTCAGGCAGCATTATACCAACTGCAGATCAAGTATCCCTCCACCAGGATCAGATACGGCAACTATTATACTCCTGCCATTCAATATGTTGCCTATCCAAGCAAATATG ATTTCAGAGACTAA
- the LOC135619597 gene encoding protein INCREASED PETAL GROWTH ANISOTROPY 1-like, with product MVAGKVKAAMGFQRSPAAPKADAPRRSSSSQTSHHQTPPHSSSKDTAAAAFARSFGVYFPRASAQVRPRSPNVAELLRLVEELQEKESLLRVQLLEQKLLKETVAIVPFLEKEIATKSDELARAGDRIERLEAENRALRDEVEGLSSKIRVGEEEGQRSERRIRELETELDELRKALSEQGNGDSTQFCAGPVKVDECLSAQRFQGLIDASARSNLLKSLLKHPKSADIGPDQEFQKPECRFPKAEVGKAEGEHQQPRNGEKEEFLEPRAPRVPKPPPMPSAWSLSSYSSSSSETASTVATRKSPKLSCLPPIPPPAPLAVPTPSSGARPPPPPPPPPPMGSRSAAGSVRRVPEVVEFYHSLMRRETKRESCGGVQDGAPASAANPRDMIGEIENRSAHLLAIKTDVETQGDFIRFLIKEVEQAAFPGIQDVVAFVKWLDEELSILVDERAVLKHFEWPEHKADAMREAAFGYCDLKKLESEASSFRDDPRLPCAPALKKMQSLLDKLEHRVYELSRVRECATKRYKAFGIPCEWMMESGDVSQIKLASVKLGMKYMKRVCSELEMMAGSPEEEEMMLQGVRFAFRVHQFAGGFDVETMRAFLELRDKARCHRLRSKSHSQQKLYCRSTSCQPPTSVKVA from the exons ATGGTCGCGGGCAAGGTGAAGGCCGCCATGGGGTTCCAACGGAGCCCGGCCGCGCCCAAGGCGGACGCGCCTCGCCGTTCATCCTCCTCCCAGACCTCACACCACCAGACTCCGCCGCATTCATCCTCTAAAGACACGGCCGCAGCCGCCTTCGCCCGGTCCTTCGGCGTCTACTTCCCCCGCGCCTCCGCCCAGGTACGGCCCCGCTCGCCCAACGTCGCCGAGCTGCTCCGCCTGGTAGAGGAGCTCCAGGAGAAGGAGTCCCTGCTCCGCGTCCAGCTCCTGGAGCAGAAGCTTCTCAAGGAGACCGTCGCCATCGTCCCCTTCCTCGAGAAGGAGATCGCGACCAAGAGCGACGAGCTCGCGCGGGCCGGCGACCGGATAGAGCGCCTGGAGGCGGAGAACCGAGCGCTGCGGGACGAAGTCGAGGGCTTGAGCTCTAAGATACGGGTCGGCGAAGAGGAAGGCCAGCGCAGCGAGAGGAGGATAAGGGAGCTCGAGACAGAGTTGGACGAGCTCAGGAAGGCGTTGTCCGAGCAAGGCAATGGCGACTCGACGCAGTTTTGCGCCGGGCCGGTGAAGGTCGACGAGTGTTTGTCAGCCCAGAGGTTCCAAGGGCTCATCGACGCCTCCGCGAGAtcgaatctcctcaaaagcttgctAAAACACCCCAAATCCGCCGACATTGGTCCTGATCAAGAATTCCAAAAGCCGGAGTGCAGATTTCCAAAGGCGGAAGTAGGGAAGGCCGAAGGGGAGCATCAACAACCACGCAACGGAGAAAAAGAAGAGTTCTTGGAACCCCGAGCTCCTAGAGTTCCGAAGCCACCTCCCATGCCGTCGGCCTGGTCTTTGTCGTCGTACTCGTCCTCGTCATCGGAGACCGCGTCCACCGTTGCGACGAGAAAAAGCCCAAAATTATCGTGCCTTCCGCCGATTCCGCCGCCGGCTCCATTGGCGGTGCCCACTCCATCAAGCGGAGCGCGGCCTCCTCCGCCTCCACCGCCGCCCCCGCCGATGGGGTCCAGGTCGGCGGCGGGAAGCGTGCGGCGAGTGCCGGAGGTGGTGGAGTTTTACCACTCCCTGATGCGGCGGGAGACCAAGAGGGAGTCCTGCGGTGGAGTGCAGGACGGGGCCCCAGCCTCCGCTGCGAACCCCCGCGACATGATCGGGGAGATCGAAAACCGCTCCGCCCACCTCCTCGCC ATAAAGACAGACGTGGAGACGCAGGGCGACTTCATTAGATTCTTAATAAAGGAGGTGGAGCAGGCGGCCTTCCCCGGCATCCAAGATGTGGTCGCCTTCGTCAAGTGGCTCGACGAGGAGCTCTCCATCCTG GTGGACGAGAGAGCGGTGCTGAAGCACTTCGAGTGGCCGGAGCACAAGGCGGACGCCATGCGCGAGGCGGCCTTCGGCTACTGCGATCTCAAGAAGTTGGAATCGGAGGCGTCGTCGTTCCGCGACGACCCTCGCCTACCCTGCGCTCCCGCTCTCAAGAAGATGCAGTCGCTGCTGGACAa ATTGGAGCATAGGGTATACGAGCTGTCGCGCGTGCGAGAGTGTGCGACTAAGCGGTACAAGGCGTTTGGTATTCCCTGCGAATGGATGATGGAGAGCGGAGACGTCAGCCAG ATCAAGCTAGCATCGGTGAAGTTGGGGATGAAGTACATGAAAAGGGTTTGTTCTGAACTGGAGATGATGGCAGGAAGCCCCGAAGAAGAAGAGATGATGCTTCAGGGTGTCAGATTTGCCTTCAGAGTCCACCAG TTTGCCGGAGGTTTTGACGTCGAAACAATGCGAGCCTTCCTGGAGCTGAGGGACAAAGCACGGTGCCACCGCCTCCGGAGCAAAAGTCACAGCCAGCAGAAGCTCTATTGCAGGTCGACGTCTTGCCAGCCGCCTACTTCCGTAAAGGTAGCGTAA